The Streptomyces kanamyceticus genome window below encodes:
- a CDS encoding NAD-dependent epimerase/dehydratase family protein has translation MAMDLVTRPHLLSSAHPLGIVTADETITACPDQGIDEVEWWRRAVELGTVVVTGAAGNIGSVVRRVLRSEVRRLVLLDRVPLQVEVANEVVQIVDLRDAAAVEAALAGADAVLHLGGLPDEAPLEDLLDANVLGTHHVLEAARRAAIPRVVLASSNRVSGFYPMAHRTGPQEPVRPDGLYGVSKAAIEALGRLYADKFGVSVVCLRIGSFEEAPTESRHLATWLSPRDAVGFCLAALTAPLSTRFATAYAVSANTRRFWELPAESELAYTPIDNAETHASHITDSDVPADPEAPQAGPYALPEFTLKHIRP, from the coding sequence ATGGCGATGGATCTCGTGACACGCCCCCACCTCCTGTCGAGTGCCCACCCGTTGGGCATCGTGACTGCCGATGAGACGATCACAGCCTGTCCGGATCAGGGCATTGATGAGGTCGAATGGTGGAGGCGTGCAGTGGAGCTGGGAACAGTGGTCGTCACCGGGGCGGCAGGGAACATCGGCTCAGTCGTGCGCCGGGTGTTGCGCAGCGAGGTGCGCCGCCTGGTCTTGCTCGACCGCGTTCCGCTCCAGGTCGAAGTCGCGAACGAGGTGGTTCAGATCGTCGATCTTCGGGACGCGGCAGCCGTCGAGGCTGCACTCGCGGGTGCAGACGCCGTGCTTCATCTTGGCGGCCTGCCGGACGAGGCGCCGCTTGAGGATCTTTTGGACGCGAATGTGCTGGGCACCCACCATGTCCTGGAAGCCGCCCGCCGTGCGGCGATTCCGCGGGTTGTGCTGGCCAGCAGCAACCGCGTGAGCGGGTTCTATCCCATGGCCCATCGCACCGGCCCACAGGAGCCGGTGCGCCCCGACGGCCTGTACGGGGTGAGTAAGGCAGCCATCGAGGCCCTGGGGCGGCTGTACGCGGACAAGTTCGGTGTGTCCGTGGTCTGCCTGCGTATCGGCAGCTTCGAGGAGGCACCCACCGAGTCGCGCCACCTGGCGACTTGGCTCAGCCCGCGTGATGCCGTCGGCTTTTGCCTTGCCGCGCTGACCGCTCCGCTGTCCACGCGCTTTGCCACGGCGTACGCCGTCTCTGCCAACACCCGCCGCTTCTGGGAACTCCCCGCAGAATCCGAACTGGCCTACACACCCATCGACAACGCCGAAACGCATGCGTCGCACATCACTGACTCCGATGTCCCTGCCGATCCCGAAGCCCCGCAGGCCGGCCCGTATGCCCTGCCCGAGTTCACGTTGAAACACATCCGGCCCTGA
- the tgmC gene encoding ATP-grasp peptide maturase system methyltransferase, giving the protein MPADPAALRLALAEDIASANPTLDPAWCDAIATVPRELFLGDAAFRLTGTGWEPVRRKETGEDEWLRMVYSDQTWVTQVEEQDAADTTSSVSGSPTSSATLPSLVVRTAQVAELQPGQRILEVGTGTGYSTAVLSHRLGPGSIVSIEYDPGLATSAATHLHDAGYTPTLATGDGLQGCKEHADYDAIIATCSVRSIPPSWFWQLNDGGSITTTICGWMLAAGLIRLVLDDEGTAHGRFTADTITYMLARPHERPPSPVFFRLDGDTRHTVLDPGLLESWAGRFVAQLAAPSAELMTTSTGIILRDVATGSQAWTEPDGQTWTVHQHGQLRLWDQVEDALSAWQKAGTPALTEFGMSATPFEQTVWIGSPTGPSWQLPI; this is encoded by the coding sequence GTGCCCGCTGACCCCGCCGCACTCCGTCTCGCCTTGGCCGAGGACATCGCTTCCGCCAACCCCACACTCGACCCCGCCTGGTGCGATGCCATCGCGACGGTACCCCGCGAGCTGTTCCTCGGCGACGCCGCCTTCCGGCTCACCGGCACCGGATGGGAACCCGTGCGCAGGAAGGAGACCGGCGAGGACGAGTGGCTGCGGATGGTCTACTCCGACCAGACCTGGGTCACCCAGGTCGAGGAGCAGGACGCCGCCGACACCACCAGCTCGGTCTCTGGCAGCCCTACTTCCTCGGCCACCCTCCCCTCCCTCGTAGTACGCACCGCTCAGGTGGCAGAACTCCAGCCGGGCCAACGGATCCTCGAGGTGGGCACCGGCACCGGGTACTCCACAGCAGTCCTGTCTCACCGGCTCGGGCCCGGGAGCATCGTCAGCATCGAGTACGACCCCGGGCTCGCGACGAGCGCCGCCACGCACCTGCACGACGCCGGATACACGCCGACGCTCGCGACCGGAGATGGCCTCCAGGGGTGCAAGGAACACGCCGACTACGACGCGATCATCGCCACCTGCTCCGTGCGGTCCATCCCGCCCTCCTGGTTCTGGCAGCTCAACGACGGCGGATCGATCACCACCACCATCTGCGGCTGGATGCTCGCTGCCGGGCTGATCCGCCTGGTCCTCGACGACGAGGGGACCGCCCACGGCCGCTTCACCGCAGACACCATCACCTACATGCTCGCCCGCCCCCACGAACGCCCCCCCTCCCCTGTCTTCTTCCGGCTGGACGGCGACACCCGTCACACCGTCTTGGACCCCGGCCTCCTGGAGTCATGGGCGGGGCGCTTCGTCGCCCAGCTCGCGGCACCCTCCGCCGAGCTGATGACCACCAGCACCGGCATCATCCTCCGCGACGTAGCCACCGGCTCACAGGCATGGACCGAACCCGACGGACAGACATGGACCGTTCACCAGCACGGGCAACTACGCCTTTGGGACCAGGTCGAAGACGCCCTCTCCGCGTGGCAGAAAGCCGGAACCCCGGCGCTGACTGAGTTCGGCATGTCCGCCACCCCCTTCGAGCAGACCGTGTGGATCGGCTCGCCAACCGGACCGAGCTGGCAGCTGCCCATCTGA
- the tgmB gene encoding ATP-grasp ribosomal peptide maturase: protein MTSEPPVLVVSQLDDATADMVIEELHQRQVPVVRLDPGDFPTEMTVAARLDNGGLHGSVRTTTRQAHLEQVRSVYWRRPRPYTAPAGLDGQDARWCREEARYGLGGILAALPHAHYVNHPFRNRDAEYKPTQLATAARCGFDIPPTLLTNDAAAAREFTREHGPVVYKPLRNTDYQDGDGRSLTVWVEEVDPADLNVGVAQTMHLFQKRVPSVVDLRVTAVGEEIFAVQIDGSPGLDWRRHYDALSYSLIDIPPHLAKSIREYLDAFGLVFGAFDFGVDRDGRIWLYECNPNGQFAWFPDPITGRIVTAVADQLQHAGEHRAR from the coding sequence TTGACCTCGGAGCCACCCGTACTCGTGGTCTCTCAACTCGATGACGCAACTGCTGACATGGTCATCGAGGAGCTGCACCAGCGACAGGTCCCCGTCGTGCGGCTCGACCCGGGCGACTTCCCCACGGAGATGACCGTCGCCGCCCGGCTCGACAACGGTGGTCTGCACGGCAGCGTGCGGACCACCACCCGGCAAGCTCACCTGGAGCAGGTCCGATCGGTGTACTGGCGCCGACCGCGCCCCTATACCGCGCCAGCGGGCCTGGATGGCCAGGATGCCCGTTGGTGCCGTGAAGAAGCCCGATACGGCCTCGGCGGGATTCTCGCCGCGCTGCCCCACGCGCATTACGTCAACCACCCCTTCAGGAACAGGGATGCCGAGTACAAGCCGACGCAGCTCGCCACCGCGGCCCGGTGCGGCTTCGATATCCCGCCGACTCTGCTGACCAACGACGCAGCCGCAGCACGAGAGTTCACCCGCGAGCACGGCCCCGTGGTCTACAAGCCGCTCCGGAACACCGACTACCAGGATGGCGACGGACGGTCCCTGACCGTGTGGGTCGAGGAGGTCGACCCGGCCGACCTCAACGTCGGCGTCGCCCAGACCATGCACCTGTTCCAGAAGCGAGTGCCCTCAGTGGTGGACCTGCGGGTGACAGCTGTCGGGGAAGAGATCTTCGCCGTTCAGATCGACGGCTCGCCCGGCCTGGACTGGAGACGGCACTACGACGCGTTGTCGTACTCGCTCATCGATATACCTCCACATCTGGCCAAGAGCATCCGCGAATACCTCGACGCTTTCGGGCTCGTCTTCGGAGCCTTCGACTTCGGTGTGGACCGCGACGGCCGGATCTGGCTGTACGAGTGCAACCCGAATGGGCAGTTCGCCTGGTTTCCCGACCCGATCACCGGCAGGATCGTCACCGCCGTCGCCGACCAGCTCCAGCACGCAGGAGAGCACCGTGCCCGCTGA
- a CDS encoding putative ATP-grasp-modified RiPP, translated as MRPYPDTVVLPAADVVLDPETQTGRWVGPDGLDVPVLDRHKRSETNKETTTKTSLDGETDEGSDQEGDTD; from the coding sequence ATGAGGCCCTATCCCGACACGGTCGTCCTGCCCGCCGCAGACGTCGTACTCGATCCTGAGACACAGACCGGACGGTGGGTCGGACCGGACGGGCTGGACGTGCCCGTGCTGGATCGCCACAAGCGGTCGGAGACCAACAAAGAGACCACGACGAAGACCAGTCTGGACGGCGAAACGGACGAGGGGTCGGACCAGGAAGGGGACACCGATTGA
- a CDS encoding DUF397 domain-containing protein produces the protein MAINANEKSTDVAPAGAWFKSSYSSGAEGNCVEVADLCEQVGIRDSKRAHGPALVVPSSAFSAFIASL, from the coding sequence ATAGCCATCAACGCCAACGAGAAGTCCACTGACGTCGCACCTGCGGGTGCCTGGTTCAAGTCGTCCTACAGCAGCGGGGCCGAAGGGAACTGCGTGGAGGTTGCCGATCTGTGCGAACAGGTCGGCATCCGGGACTCCAAGCGTGCTCATGGGCCCGCGCTGGTTGTCCCCTCGTCCGCCTTCTCAGCCTTCATCGCGTCCTTGTGA
- a CDS encoding helix-turn-helix domain-containing protein: protein MAAPKGPTSRRVHLGKVLERMRTDCGESRDEVAAALGFSAEKLWRLEKGRTGLPNSGDLKALLDHYGETDEENVEELLKIHRESLSQGWWVPYNPHLQKGMRDYVGLEADALSISSWQPNLIFGLLQTPKYARALLESAKPVDEITTEFIDANVELRMSRKKLIVEDEPRPLWVILSEDAIRSTIGGRDIMVEQYDEIGKLAELDHITVQILPASSTGYRASQNFALLELLEPLPKMVQADHVNGQAWVTDKKPEVGRFSRRFEALRASALAPHETPRILAKAKKEQEERKS from the coding sequence GTGGCGGCACCCAAGGGACCAACAAGTCGTCGAGTACACCTAGGCAAGGTGCTGGAGAGGATGCGGACAGACTGCGGCGAGTCGAGAGACGAAGTAGCGGCGGCGCTCGGCTTCTCGGCGGAAAAGCTGTGGCGGCTGGAGAAGGGACGCACCGGCCTGCCGAACTCCGGCGACCTCAAGGCGCTTCTCGACCACTACGGGGAGACCGACGAGGAGAACGTCGAGGAACTGTTGAAGATCCACCGCGAATCCCTGAGCCAGGGTTGGTGGGTCCCGTACAACCCGCATCTCCAGAAGGGCATGCGCGACTACGTCGGCCTTGAGGCTGACGCACTTTCCATCAGCTCGTGGCAGCCCAACTTGATCTTCGGCCTGCTCCAGACGCCGAAGTACGCTCGCGCACTCCTGGAGAGCGCGAAGCCCGTCGATGAGATCACGACCGAGTTCATCGACGCGAACGTGGAGCTACGGATGAGCCGCAAGAAGCTCATCGTCGAAGACGAGCCTCGGCCGTTGTGGGTCATCCTGTCCGAAGACGCGATTCGCAGCACGATCGGCGGGAGGGACATCATGGTCGAGCAGTACGACGAGATCGGGAAACTGGCGGAGCTCGACCACATCACCGTGCAGATACTGCCGGCCTCATCAACCGGCTACCGCGCGAGCCAGAACTTCGCACTCCTTGAGCTTCTAGAGCCGCTACCGAAGATGGTTCAAGCCGACCACGTCAACGGTCAAGCCTGGGTGACCGACAAGAAGCCCGAGGTGGGTCGGTTCAGCCGCCGCTTCGAGGCGCTGCGGGCGTCAGCACTCGCACCTCACGAGACGCCTCGCATCCTCGCGAAAGCCAAGAAAGAACAGGAAGAACGGAAGTCATAG
- a CDS encoding ATP-binding protein, translating into MEQHAYQIAFLPDPIRVPEMRKTTAAFLRRSEVSGPVVEDAVLAVSELVTNAIRHGDGMVCLFVSVGSGGLRVSVTDQSPEQAEAKQADIGDLSGRGLLLVAALADNWGSSGEETWCTFRYPLELEDDGVRAE; encoded by the coding sequence GTGGAGCAGCACGCCTACCAGATTGCATTCCTTCCGGATCCCATACGTGTGCCCGAGATGCGGAAGACGACTGCGGCCTTCCTGCGCAGGTCGGAGGTTTCTGGCCCAGTGGTCGAGGATGCCGTCTTGGCCGTCTCCGAGCTGGTCACCAATGCCATCCGCCACGGGGACGGCATGGTGTGCCTCTTCGTCTCGGTAGGGAGCGGTGGACTGCGTGTCTCTGTGACCGATCAGAGCCCGGAGCAGGCCGAAGCCAAGCAGGCCGACATCGGTGATCTGTCCGGCCGCGGGCTGCTTCTTGTAGCGGCCCTCGCGGACAACTGGGGGAGTAGCGGCGAGGAGACCTGGTGCACGTTCCGGTACCCGCTGGAACTGGAAGACGACGGGGTGCGCGCGGAATGA
- a CDS encoding DUF6624 domain-containing protein: protein MTCEPRRPDIARSLLGRAETARELRGKLLRGLLSESETSMARHTDHANAQVLRRVVADHGWPGRSLVGDEAAKAAWQIALHADHLPDFQRLVLRLMATAVERGEVPIQRWAHLYDRCSVNDGGTQLYGTQYRLGADGVVEVLPVRDRQRLDSRRASVRLGPASAALDSLRHRHAREREADEPHDGAAALVGSAA from the coding sequence ATGACCTGTGAACCCCGCCGCCCCGACATCGCCCGCAGCCTCCTTGGCCGTGCCGAGACGGCACGCGAGCTGCGCGGCAAGCTCCTTCGCGGTCTGCTCAGCGAATCAGAGACCAGCATGGCGCGTCACACCGATCACGCGAACGCTCAGGTCCTGCGCCGGGTTGTCGCCGACCACGGATGGCCGGGCAGGAGCCTGGTCGGCGATGAAGCCGCCAAGGCGGCGTGGCAGATCGCGCTGCACGCCGATCACCTCCCTGACTTCCAGCGCCTGGTACTCCGGCTGATGGCCACGGCCGTGGAGCGCGGTGAGGTGCCGATCCAGCGATGGGCGCACCTGTACGACCGGTGCAGCGTCAACGACGGCGGCACCCAGCTCTACGGCACGCAGTACCGTCTGGGCGCCGACGGCGTGGTGGAGGTGCTGCCGGTCCGGGACCGGCAGCGCCTGGACTCACGACGAGCCAGTGTCCGGCTCGGGCCTGCCTCCGCCGCGCTCGATTCCCTGCGCCACCGTCACGCCCGCGAGCGGGAGGCCGATGAGCCACACGATGGTGCGGCGGCGCTTGTGGGGAGCGCGGCGTGA
- a CDS encoding class I SAM-dependent methyltransferase: MKALTVTDTELRIFARHVPVRCHQVALDAGCGSGNFSRQLHRFGYDVIALDFAHSALEAARRTPLPGVTYLHHDLDQGDPPGLQYRGIDLVVCRLVLPLLRDPVRWVRRVRDRWLRPGGRMYLVIPVGEHADQFGRMTEQQISALCDGWAKSVRYDLRSTSACLVLRAPRPRWRAGRAKLRHPERLTAGSPMTTRRTSSPPVPRGARPAMPVGP; encoded by the coding sequence GTGAAGGCTCTCACGGTCACCGACACCGAGTTGCGGATCTTCGCCCGGCACGTACCGGTGCGGTGCCATCAAGTCGCGCTGGACGCTGGCTGCGGCAGCGGGAACTTCAGCCGTCAGCTCCACCGCTTCGGATACGACGTCATCGCTCTGGACTTCGCGCACTCGGCTCTTGAAGCAGCGCGACGCACTCCGCTGCCCGGGGTGACCTATCTGCACCACGACCTCGACCAGGGCGATCCGCCCGGCCTGCAGTATCGGGGCATCGACCTGGTCGTGTGCCGTCTCGTTCTGCCGCTTCTCCGCGACCCGGTGAGGTGGGTGCGGCGAGTCCGTGACCGCTGGCTTCGCCCCGGCGGCCGGATGTACCTGGTGATCCCCGTCGGCGAGCATGCTGATCAGTTCGGGCGGATGACCGAGCAGCAGATCAGCGCGCTCTGCGACGGGTGGGCCAAAAGCGTCCGCTACGACTTGCGCAGCACCTCCGCGTGCCTCGTACTGCGGGCCCCCAGACCCCGCTGGAGGGCCGGTCGCGCAAAGCTCCGGCACCCCGAGCGGCTCACAGCTGGCAGTCCCATGACCACACGGCGGACCAGTTCGCCACCGGTGCCGCGGGGCGCACGCCCCGCCATGCCTGTCGGGCCGTGA
- a CDS encoding cupin domain-containing protein, producing the protein MSHTFITRLGRAIWPHLKSGKQPRHVPTVFDASWIGSLPLPLKAGAQPVALIDGLDFHREQDEKVVTAAYQARPRTRAYESVNVHSDGWVSAASLHLAGLLRRHVVCTLYESRAGDRTLGAHDDEWLGVIVQMHGAKRWELWPERTGAGHEVLTRAGDVLVLPQGVTHAVSTPEYSVHLVFAVTDERIGLQRPAC; encoded by the coding sequence ATGTCCCACACCTTCATCACCCGTCTCGGGCGGGCGATCTGGCCACACCTGAAATCGGGGAAGCAGCCGCGGCACGTGCCGACGGTCTTCGACGCCTCCTGGATCGGCAGCCTCCCGTTGCCGCTGAAGGCGGGCGCCCAGCCGGTCGCGTTGATCGACGGCCTCGACTTCCACCGTGAACAGGACGAGAAGGTGGTCACCGCCGCCTACCAGGCGCGGCCGCGGACCCGCGCCTACGAGAGCGTCAACGTGCACAGCGATGGGTGGGTCAGCGCGGCATCCCTGCACCTGGCCGGGCTCTTACGTCGGCACGTCGTCTGCACCCTGTACGAATCCCGCGCAGGGGACCGGACCCTGGGCGCGCACGACGACGAATGGCTCGGTGTGATCGTGCAGATGCACGGCGCGAAACGCTGGGAGCTCTGGCCGGAGAGGACGGGCGCCGGGCACGAGGTGCTGACCCGGGCCGGAGATGTGCTCGTCCTGCCGCAGGGGGTGACGCACGCGGTGAGCACGCCCGAGTACTCGGTGCATCTGGTGTTCGCCGTCACCGATGAACGTATCGGCCTTCAACGGCCCGCTTGCTGA
- a CDS encoding thiopeptide-type bacteriocin biosynthesis protein translates to MADAIRRQWTGAAPVVGPTGLAVLDVLAGHPLGDVARNAGMEPSALADAVSVFRQAGHKALVHQEERTDWWQFYVEFPDWTDAEQTAAVHLAPLMRDLKGSSAIAMWWFIRKHPCWRLCLYGGPEHQVRGEIGARLDELVEAGRLHRWCPSVYEPETAAFGGGAGMMTAHRLFSEDSHHILARHGRTDVSLGRRELSVLLCTVMMQAAGLEWQEQGDVWDRVINEAHRTATGEALESRLEGMTRQIRSLLVSDTTQDGAVFGEGGPLHSVAEWAMAFRRAGAALKEGVDDGSLDRGIRRVLAHHIIVHWNRVGLSHGAQSALALAARAAILETPAGE, encoded by the coding sequence ATGGCCGATGCCATCAGGCGCCAGTGGACGGGCGCCGCCCCCGTCGTCGGCCCAACCGGCCTTGCTGTCCTGGACGTCCTGGCCGGGCACCCGCTCGGCGACGTCGCGAGGAACGCAGGCATGGAGCCCTCGGCGCTCGCTGACGCGGTCTCGGTCTTCAGGCAGGCTGGGCACAAGGCCCTCGTGCACCAGGAGGAGCGCACCGACTGGTGGCAGTTCTACGTCGAGTTTCCCGATTGGACCGACGCCGAGCAGACCGCCGCGGTTCACCTCGCCCCCCTGATGCGTGACTTGAAGGGGAGCAGTGCGATCGCCATGTGGTGGTTCATTCGCAAACATCCCTGCTGGCGCCTCTGCCTTTACGGCGGCCCCGAGCACCAGGTACGCGGAGAAATAGGCGCCAGGCTCGACGAGTTGGTCGAGGCGGGCCGCCTACACCGCTGGTGTCCAAGCGTCTACGAACCCGAGACCGCCGCGTTCGGCGGCGGCGCCGGGATGATGACCGCGCACCGTCTCTTCTCCGAGGACAGTCACCACATCCTGGCCCGCCACGGCCGAACCGACGTATCCCTTGGACGCCGTGAACTGTCCGTTCTCCTGTGCACGGTCATGATGCAGGCCGCTGGCTTGGAGTGGCAGGAGCAAGGAGACGTCTGGGACCGCGTCATCAACGAGGCACACCGGACCGCCACAGGCGAGGCGCTCGAAAGCCGTCTTGAAGGGATGACCCGGCAGATCCGGTCACTCCTGGTCAGCGATACCACCCAAGACGGCGCGGTCTTCGGAGAAGGGGGACCGTTGCATTCCGTCGCTGAATGGGCGATGGCCTTCCGGCGTGCGGGTGCCGCGCTCAAGGAAGGGGTTGACGACGGTTCCCTCGACCGAGGAATCCGCCGCGTCCTCGCCCACCACATCATCGTCCACTGGAACCGGGTCGGTCTCTCCCACGGTGCCCAGAGCGCCCTTGCGCTCGCGGCCCGCGCCGCCATTCTTGAGACACCGGCCGGCGAGTGA
- a CDS encoding DUF6192 family protein — protein sequence MTTIEVPSGYTREEWTGYVRRGRHAVRANSASNFELGDIDNEMLHKRPLSTREMGRIRVLFARQIGVDVALLAKYGATARAWPIEKRRPDVPWSVHRRLNALPNRFELLQGEPSDDLDPDHQGKWTYNMALRAANSRPQSPTTPDERVSQAKYLLRSTDDAATAVTQLADRTEVMKKAVEDPAFRRAVRDANRERGERIERGIQVEPSAPPAAQADGKPAQEPSRQAAQPPVTYRESPTAVLKILGQCTSFCVSMQSAVVLVQEEMLSTEEEIAVLDSIKRVRAICDWCEHVVTTGQGDMDEELVRLLDGMDGGGS from the coding sequence ATGACCACCATCGAAGTGCCATCGGGGTACACCCGGGAAGAATGGACGGGCTACGTCAGGCGTGGACGTCATGCCGTCCGAGCGAACAGCGCCAGCAACTTCGAACTAGGCGACATCGACAACGAGATGCTGCACAAGCGGCCACTTAGCACCCGTGAGATGGGCAGGATCCGCGTCCTATTCGCCCGACAGATAGGCGTCGACGTCGCGTTACTCGCGAAGTACGGCGCCACGGCACGTGCTTGGCCGATCGAGAAGCGACGCCCGGATGTGCCATGGAGCGTGCACCGCAGGCTCAATGCTTTGCCCAACAGGTTCGAACTCCTCCAGGGCGAGCCCTCGGACGACCTTGACCCCGACCACCAGGGTAAGTGGACTTACAACATGGCTTTGCGCGCGGCAAATTCGCGGCCGCAGTCGCCAACAACCCCTGACGAGCGCGTCTCCCAGGCTAAGTACTTGCTCCGGTCCACAGACGACGCTGCCACGGCCGTCACTCAGCTCGCCGACCGCACGGAAGTGATGAAGAAGGCTGTCGAGGACCCTGCATTTCGCCGGGCTGTCCGAGACGCCAACCGTGAGCGCGGCGAGCGAATAGAGCGGGGCATCCAGGTTGAACCCAGTGCACCCCCTGCAGCCCAGGCCGATGGCAAGCCCGCTCAGGAGCCGAGCCGCCAGGCGGCACAGCCGCCCGTGACATACCGAGAATCCCCCACCGCTGTGCTCAAGATCCTCGGCCAATGCACCAGCTTCTGTGTCTCGATGCAGAGCGCCGTAGTCCTTGTCCAGGAGGAGATGCTCTCCACCGAAGAAGAGATCGCCGTCCTCGACAGCATCAAGCGTGTACGCGCCATCTGTGACTGGTGCGAGCACGTGGTGACCACGGGGCAGGGCGACATGGACGAAGAACTCGTCCGGCTACTCGACGGGATGGACGGAGGCGGCTCATGA
- a CDS encoding PIN domain-containing protein encodes MILIADTSALLAALTPKHEAHQGARDALNRAALTVVSPLVMTELDHMIRRDAKNTHQQRGAKQFGATQSRKVLEWITGETARLRMAVPAANADTIRQAVTIMNLHQHLALDLADAVSVALASEYDTDAVLTLDREDFRALRPLSGHTAFRLLPEDL; translated from the coding sequence ATGATCCTCATCGCCGACACCTCCGCCCTCCTGGCCGCCCTCACCCCCAAGCATGAAGCGCACCAGGGCGCCCGTGACGCCCTCAACCGCGCCGCGCTCACGGTCGTCTCCCCGCTCGTGATGACCGAGCTCGACCACATGATCCGCCGGGACGCGAAGAACACCCACCAGCAGCGGGGTGCCAAACAGTTCGGGGCCACGCAGTCCCGCAAAGTCCTGGAGTGGATCACCGGGGAGACCGCCCGGCTGCGTATGGCCGTACCTGCCGCGAACGCCGACACCATCCGGCAGGCCGTCACCATCATGAACCTCCACCAGCACCTGGCACTCGACCTGGCCGATGCGGTCAGCGTCGCGCTGGCTTCCGAGTACGACACGGACGCGGTCCTGACGCTGGATCGGGAGGACTTTCGCGCCCTACGTCCTCTGAGCGGCCATACAGCCTTCCGGCTCCTGCCCGAGGACCTCTAA
- a CDS encoding GAF and ANTAR domain-containing protein — MDRGEFTDLLNSLQQAVRKGSDLSAAPAADAARLLHLDALTLTLRTTPGALELLWADPCDPLGPPLEDLQYTVGEGPTLDAARTGHTVAESDLNAASADRWPLFTPAACELSARAVIAVPLLLGVATAGVLTGARTTPGPFTTAQRQDLTRFARVALDLVLHTPLQSLTTGTHGPELHRAEVHQAAGVLTAHLGISIDEALLRLRAHAWRHNLPLLHVARAIISGHLQFTPD, encoded by the coding sequence ATGGACCGTGGTGAGTTCACCGACCTTCTGAACAGCCTCCAACAGGCCGTCCGCAAAGGCAGCGACCTGTCCGCCGCCCCGGCAGCCGACGCCGCCCGCCTGCTGCACCTCGACGCCCTGACCCTGACCCTGCGCACCACGCCCGGTGCGCTGGAACTGCTCTGGGCCGACCCCTGCGACCCACTCGGCCCGCCCCTGGAAGACCTGCAGTACACCGTTGGCGAAGGCCCCACCCTGGACGCCGCCCGGACCGGGCACACCGTCGCCGAATCCGACCTGAACGCCGCATCCGCCGACCGCTGGCCGCTGTTCACCCCCGCCGCCTGCGAACTGTCAGCCCGCGCCGTCATCGCCGTCCCCCTGCTGTTGGGCGTCGCCACCGCCGGGGTACTGACCGGCGCCCGCACCACCCCCGGCCCCTTCACGACCGCCCAACGCCAAGACCTCACCCGCTTCGCCCGCGTGGCCCTGGACCTGGTGCTGCACACGCCGCTCCAGTCCTTGACCACCGGGACCCACGGCCCAGAACTGCACCGGGCCGAGGTCCACCAAGCCGCCGGGGTCCTCACCGCCCACCTCGGCATCAGCATCGACGAGGCCCTGCTGCGCCTGCGCGCGCACGCCTGGCGCCACAACCTGCCCCTGCTCCACGTCGCCCGCGCGATCATCTCCGGACACCTCCAGTTCACCCCCGACTGA